In Tripterygium wilfordii isolate XIE 37 chromosome 23, ASM1340144v1, whole genome shotgun sequence, one genomic interval encodes:
- the LOC119993266 gene encoding RING-H2 finger protein ATL56-like produces the protein MPPELHHRSSGDAPAISQPQPQPPRPKAKQKVFSLILKAIIMTFITSNFFLLLGLVSLLLFNILLATAALRHRGSRVQHFHQDNPSNGFCPKHLKKLPQFKFLNGRDCECVVCLDGIRQGQWCRRLVNCGHVFHRKCVDAWLLKAATCPICRTRVRLDGEGGGEASSKCTLGRSNLRVC, from the coding sequence ATGCCTCCCGAGCTCCATCACCGCTCATCCGGTGATGCACCAGCAATATcacaaccacaaccacaaccacCGCGACCAAAAGCGAAGCAAAAggttttttctttaatattgAAGGCTATAATCATGACCTTCATTACCTCCAATTTCTTCTTGCTTCTGGGTTtggtttctcttcttcttttcaacATCCTCCTCGCCACTGCTGCTCTCCGCCACCGCGGCAGCCGTGTCCAGCATTTCCACCAAGACAATCCATCAAATGGGTTCTGTCCAAAACACCTGAAGAAGCTTCCCCAGTTCAAGTTTTTGAATGGACGAGATTGCGAATGTGTGGTTTGTTTGGATGGAATTAGACAAGGGCAATGGTGCAGGAGACTTGTAAATTGCGGTCACGTCTTCCATAGGAAGTGTGTGGATGCGTGGCTGCTGAAGGCCGCTACATGTCCAATCTGTAGGACCCGGGTTCGATTGGATggggaaggaggaggagaagcaaGTAGCAAATGCACTCTTGGTCGGAGCAATTTGAGAGTATGTTAG